The Actinomycetota bacterium genome has a window encoding:
- a CDS encoding cupin domain-containing protein, whose product MDVTATHTPATGAPPALADLERWFEDEGLQSSVWSNEPGYVYAEHSHPYRKILFCVRGSITFRTADGEFALQPGDRLDVDAGTTHGAVVGDDGVTCIEAASS is encoded by the coding sequence ATGGACGTGACCGCGACACACACGCCGGCGACCGGCGCCCCGCCCGCGCTCGCCGACCTCGAACGGTGGTTCGAGGACGAGGGCTTGCAGTCGAGCGTCTGGTCGAACGAACCGGGCTACGTCTACGCGGAGCACAGCCACCCGTACCGCAAGATCCTGTTCTGCGTGCGCGGGTCGATCACGTTCCGGACCGCGGATGGCGAGTTCGCCCTCCAGCCCGGTGACCGTCTCGACGTGGACGCGGGTACGACGCACGGGGCGGTCGTCGGTGACGACGGCGTGACCTGCATCGAGGCGGCCTCGAGCTGA
- a CDS encoding SLBB domain-containing protein → MGRLLQDDPVTDLDAYLLEGGGEGLNAATDRAPSDVIDEVDAAGLRGRGGAGFPTGRKWRSVVDAADEDGSPVYLVANGAEGEPGTYKDRVLIERNPFVFLEGLLIARHAVGAQRAFVGIKRKFTRPLQRLSDALDQVQEAGWPGAERVEIVPGPDAYLYGEEKAMLEVIEGKLPLPRILPPYQTGLFATTSQANPTVVNNIESFAHVATILRHGADWFREVGTDSSPGTMIFTVTGDVGAPGVHELPLGTTLRELLDIADVGDVLAIYSGTSNTVITPEMVDTPLGFDEMAAIDTGLGSGGFVVYDTGRCIVKITATLSRFLAMESCGQCLACKLGTAEITELLEKVDRGEGTATDLEEILKRCASVTDQNRCYLPVGEQLMVASTVEQFQDAFVAHLGEPCPSEEDVPIPLIDDIDEDTGDVIWSEHLGLDAVTGG, encoded by the coding sequence ATGGGACGACTGCTGCAGGACGACCCGGTCACCGACCTCGACGCGTACCTGCTCGAGGGGGGCGGCGAGGGACTCAACGCCGCCACCGACCGCGCCCCGTCCGACGTCATCGACGAGGTCGATGCCGCCGGACTCCGAGGTCGCGGCGGGGCGGGGTTCCCGACGGGGCGCAAGTGGCGGTCGGTGGTCGACGCGGCGGACGAGGACGGCTCCCCGGTGTACCTCGTCGCGAACGGCGCGGAGGGCGAGCCGGGGACCTACAAGGACCGTGTGCTGATCGAGCGCAACCCGTTCGTCTTCCTCGAGGGACTGCTGATCGCGCGCCACGCGGTCGGGGCGCAGCGCGCGTTCGTCGGCATCAAGCGCAAGTTCACCCGACCGTTGCAGCGTCTCAGCGACGCACTCGACCAGGTCCAGGAGGCGGGCTGGCCCGGTGCCGAGCGCGTCGAGATCGTCCCCGGCCCGGACGCCTACCTGTACGGCGAGGAGAAGGCGATGCTCGAGGTGATCGAGGGCAAGCTCCCGCTGCCGCGCATCCTCCCGCCGTACCAGACCGGGCTGTTCGCGACCACGAGCCAGGCTAACCCCACCGTGGTGAACAACATCGAGTCGTTCGCACACGTCGCGACGATCCTGCGTCACGGGGCGGACTGGTTCCGCGAGGTCGGCACCGACTCCAGTCCTGGAACGATGATCTTCACGGTCACCGGCGACGTCGGGGCGCCGGGCGTGCACGAACTGCCGCTCGGTACGACCCTGCGTGAGCTGCTCGACATCGCCGACGTCGGTGACGTCCTCGCCATCTACAGCGGCACGTCCAACACCGTCATCACGCCCGAGATGGTGGACACGCCGCTGGGGTTCGACGAGATGGCGGCGATCGACACCGGACTCGGGAGCGGCGGCTTCGTCGTCTACGACACTGGCCGCTGCATCGTCAAGATCACCGCCACCCTGTCACGCTTCCTCGCGATGGAGTCGTGCGGTCAGTGTCTGGCGTGCAAGCTCGGCACCGCCGAGATCACCGAGCTGCTCGAGAAGGTCGACCGCGGCGAGGGCACCGCCACCGACCTCGAGGAGATCCTCAAGCGCTGTGCCAGCGTCACCGACCAGAACCGCTGCTACCTCCCGGTCGGCGAGCAGCTCATGGTCGCCTCGACCGTCGAGCAGTTCCAGGACGCCTTCGTCGCGCACCTCGGTGAGCCGTGCCCGTCGGAGGAGGACGTGCCGATCCCGCTGATCGACGACATCGACGAGGACACCGGTGACGTGATCTGGAGCGAGCACCTCGGGCTCGACGCGGTCACCGGCGGCTGA